AAAGGTCATCGGTTGTCACTTGACAACCAGAAAGGATAGGCATTATTGTTGTATGTGTATGAAACGATATGACAAAAAAACACCCTAACAAAGACATACGGGCTGCCTTGGACTACGCACAGCAAAAAGGCTGGCGCATAATGGAAGGTGGTTCTCATGCTTGGGGGAAAATGTATTGTCCTTACAACAATTCTGAATGCAGATGCGGGGAATTTTGTATAACTAGCATTTGGAGTACCCCGAAAAATCCAACGAATCATGCAAAACAGATACGTCGAGTAGTAGATAACTGTATTTATCAAAGAGAAACAGAGAACTAGGGGAAGGAGAAAACCATTAATGGGAGAATATGAATTTACGTTAAAATTTGAGCTTCCAGACCAAAATATAGATCCTGAGATTTACGTTGATCAATTGTATGAGTCAGGGTGTGACGATGCCTTGATTGGAATTGGGAAAAAGGGGTATATTGCCCTGGATTTTATAAGAGAATCGAACAATGCTTATGATGCCCTATCTAGTGCCATAGAGAATGTTTTAAAGGTTATCCCGCAAGCTAATATTGTTGAAGCAAAACCTGACTTTGTGGGAATAACAGATCTAGCTAAACTTTTAGGTTGCACCCGACAGAATATCCAAAAGTTAATGTCAAAAGACAATTCAAAGTGTCCTCATGCTGTTTATGGGGGGTCGCAATCTATTTGGCATTTAGCAGATCTTCTGACTTGGTTAGTTGAA
The window above is part of the Crocosphaera sp. UHCC 0190 genome. Proteins encoded here:
- a CDS encoding DNA-binding protein is translated as MGEYEFTLKFELPDQNIDPEIYVDQLYESGCDDALIGIGKKGYIALDFIRESNNAYDALSSAIENVLKVIPQANIVEAKPDFVGITDLAKLLGCTRQNIQKLMSKDNSKCPHAVYGGSQSIWHLADLLTWLVEEQDYQIEESLIEMAKTTLKLNLAKQTLSLAPDWPEKFQTLVGSK